A genomic region of Chelmon rostratus isolate fCheRos1 chromosome 8, fCheRos1.pri, whole genome shotgun sequence contains the following coding sequences:
- the LOC121610491 gene encoding sperm acrosome membrane-associated protein 4-like isoform X1 encodes MKGLIFCVFAIMMLTPAEEASNLNGRLKIWLNKGTGEDEEKLMESVGFEEEEEFLKCFRCDLGFWDACYTTKTNCSLGEHCYTGRGKAADALDIKTLGCVRAEECGLETTVELFSNKTIFVMTKHCCDTPFCNTAHKLPITTLLYLTMAVLTTWHLTKASTGSQ; translated from the exons ATGAAAGGActgatattctgtgtttttgccatCATGATGCTCACACCTGCTGAAG AAGCTTCTAATCTCAATGGGAGATTGAAAATCTGGTTAAACAAAG GCACAGGTGAAGATGAGGAGAAGCTAATGGAGTCAGTGGGatttgaggaagaggaggagtttCTGAAGTGTTTCCGATGTGACCTGGGCTTCTGGGATGCCTGCTATACCACCAAAACCAACTGCAGCCTCGGAGAGCACTGCTACACGGGCCGAGGAAAGGCAG CTGATGCTCTGGACATAAAGACTCTGGGTTGCGTGAGGGCAGAGGAGTGCGGTCTGGAGACCACGGTGGAGCTCTTCTCGAACAAAACCATCTTTGTCATGACCAAACACTGCTGCGACACTCCCTTCTGCAACACGGCGCACAAACTTCCCATCACCACACTTTTGTATCTCACAATGGCTGTCCTAACCACTTGGCACCTCACTAAAGCCTCAACGGGATCGCAATAA
- the LOC121610491 gene encoding sperm acrosome membrane-associated protein 4-like isoform X2 produces the protein MKGLIFCVFAIMMLTPAEASNLNGRLKIWLNKGTGEDEEKLMESVGFEEEEEFLKCFRCDLGFWDACYTTKTNCSLGEHCYTGRGKAADALDIKTLGCVRAEECGLETTVELFSNKTIFVMTKHCCDTPFCNTAHKLPITTLLYLTMAVLTTWHLTKASTGSQ, from the exons ATGAAAGGActgatattctgtgtttttgccatCATGATGCTCACACCTGCTGAAG CTTCTAATCTCAATGGGAGATTGAAAATCTGGTTAAACAAAG GCACAGGTGAAGATGAGGAGAAGCTAATGGAGTCAGTGGGatttgaggaagaggaggagtttCTGAAGTGTTTCCGATGTGACCTGGGCTTCTGGGATGCCTGCTATACCACCAAAACCAACTGCAGCCTCGGAGAGCACTGCTACACGGGCCGAGGAAAGGCAG CTGATGCTCTGGACATAAAGACTCTGGGTTGCGTGAGGGCAGAGGAGTGCGGTCTGGAGACCACGGTGGAGCTCTTCTCGAACAAAACCATCTTTGTCATGACCAAACACTGCTGCGACACTCCCTTCTGCAACACGGCGCACAAACTTCCCATCACCACACTTTTGTATCTCACAATGGCTGTCCTAACCACTTGGCACCTCACTAAAGCCTCAACGGGATCGCAATAA
- the LOC121610491 gene encoding sperm acrosome membrane-associated protein 4-like isoform X3 codes for MKGLIFCVFAIMMLTPAEGTGEDEEKLMESVGFEEEEEFLKCFRCDLGFWDACYTTKTNCSLGEHCYTGRGKAADALDIKTLGCVRAEECGLETTVELFSNKTIFVMTKHCCDTPFCNTAHKLPITTLLYLTMAVLTTWHLTKASTGSQ; via the exons ATGAAAGGActgatattctgtgtttttgccatCATGATGCTCACACCTGCTGAAG GCACAGGTGAAGATGAGGAGAAGCTAATGGAGTCAGTGGGatttgaggaagaggaggagtttCTGAAGTGTTTCCGATGTGACCTGGGCTTCTGGGATGCCTGCTATACCACCAAAACCAACTGCAGCCTCGGAGAGCACTGCTACACGGGCCGAGGAAAGGCAG CTGATGCTCTGGACATAAAGACTCTGGGTTGCGTGAGGGCAGAGGAGTGCGGTCTGGAGACCACGGTGGAGCTCTTCTCGAACAAAACCATCTTTGTCATGACCAAACACTGCTGCGACACTCCCTTCTGCAACACGGCGCACAAACTTCCCATCACCACACTTTTGTATCTCACAATGGCTGTCCTAACCACTTGGCACCTCACTAAAGCCTCAACGGGATCGCAATAA